CCCGACCCCACGGCCCATCGTAGCCAGCGGCGTGCCCCTGCCCTGGGGCGTCGGCCCCAACGAACGCTGGATCGACATTGACCTCTCCCAACAACGCCTCTACGCCTATCAGGGCACCCGCCTGGTGCGCTCCTTCGTGGTTTCCACAGGGGTTCCGGCCTACCCCACGGTCACGGGGACCTACCGCATCTATGTCAAATACCGCTACACCGACATGTCCGGGCCGGGCTA
The window above is part of the Anaerolineae bacterium genome. Proteins encoded here:
- a CDS encoding L,D-transpeptidase; its protein translation is MTPTPTKTSTPPPPPTPRPIVASGVPLPWGVGPNERWIDIDLSQQRLYAYQGTRLVRSFVVSTGVPAYPTVTGTYRIYVKYRYTDMSGPGYYLPNVPYTMYFYLGYGIHGTYWHNNFGTPMSHGCINMRTPDAEWLFYWASVGTVVNIHP